Part of the Pseudoliparis swirei isolate HS2019 ecotype Mariana Trench chromosome 3, NWPU_hadal_v1, whole genome shotgun sequence genome, ATTTAACCCTAAAAATCGTTTCATCCTCATTTCAAATACATTGTTGAAATTTTTAAAGTTCAGGACCAAAATTTGAATTTTCAggttttaatgttattttcaaATGATCAAAACTGTTGGCCTGGATTGGCTCCGCGAGAGTCCCTAGACCAGATAACAGGAAGCTGACAACgcgtccaacaggaagtcatgctGACCACATGTTTACCTTCTAGACCAGAAGTCATCCATCTGGTGACCCTTGCTGACCTCACACGCTCACGAGGACACGAGTTCACTCCCACTAACTATGAAGGGCAAACGGTTTAAAACGTCTTCAGATCAAAGTCGTCCTCACTGACGTCGGTCCAGAGGAAACAATGTGTCAATGTTCAGATCTTTATGTCATATTTACGttatattttgttatgttatgttTTGTTACGTTATGTTTTGTTACGTTATATTTTGTCACGTTATGTTTTGTTACGTTATATTTTGTCACGTTATGTTTTGTTACATTATATTTTGTTACGTTATGTTTTGTTACGTTATGTTTTGTTACATTATATTTTGTTACGTTATGTTTTGTTACGTTATATTTTGTTACGTTATATTTTGTTACGTTATGTTTTGTTACATTATATTTTGTTACGTTATGTTTTGTTACGTTATGTTTTGTTACGCTATGTTTTGTTACGTTATAATTTGTCACGTTATATTTTGTCACGTTATGTTTTGTTACGTTATGTTTTGTTACGTTATATTTTGTCACGTTATGTTTTGTTACGTTATGTTTTGTTGCGttatattttgttatgttatattttgttacgttatattttgttatgttatgttttgttacattatgttttgttacattatgtttttttaaacatatttaacatGTCATGGTCAGTCAGACTGTTACTGTTACTGTTGAAGAACGTAACTCGTGTCTggtttctctgcctctctctgggGGAAGTGGTTTCTCGCCGTGTGACTTTGTGATGACACCGTCAGTTCATGATGAAGGTCGTTCTGCTCCTCGCTCTCCTCACAGGTGACGTAGAATCACTTTATCCCCGTTCTGTTGCTAGGACAACAacaatgtttcttcttcttttactcgTATTGTCATGTTTCTTGCTGTTCTTGTACTTCGGTTTATATGTCAGATCAACGTATTACATCATTCATCACCGCCTCTAAAGAAGTCAACGTTGTgggttttattcttatttccgTCTCTTTTGGGAACTTCTACTTTCACAAACACCTGAAGGATTATAATCAATCAAACTGGATGAAGAAGAGATCTGATCAGACAGTTTGCCCGTGTCCCACAGCCAGTGAAGGCAGCACGGTGGTGGGTCGAGCAGGCGGAGAAGTCACTCTGTCCTGTAAATACGACATTGGCCTCCAGGGGGCGCTGTCCATCTGCTGGGGGCGAGGGGCGCTGCCCGCCTCGGGCTGCGGTGGCCAGCTGCTGTCCACCGACGGGCAGCGCGTGAAGGACGGGAGCCCAGCCTCCGGCAGGTACCGGCTCCTGGGGGCCCTGGGGGCCGGAGACGTGTCCCTCACCATCAGCAACCTGACGGGGGCCGACGAGGGCCGCTACGGCTGCAGGGTGGAGGTACCGGGCTGGTTCAACGACCACAAGAACCACCTTGACCTGAGGGTGGAGGATGGTGAGAACATGaggcaggagaacatgaggcaggagaacatgagacaggagaacatgagacatgagaacatgagacaggagacaggagaacatgagacataagacatgagacaggagaacatgagacatgagacaggagaacatgagacaggagaacatgagacatgagacaggagagcatgagaaaggagaacatgagacatgagaacatgagacaggggaacatgagacatgagacatgagaacatgagacaggagacatgagaacatgagaacatgagataggagaacatgagacaggagaacatgagaacatgagacatgagacaggagaacatgagacaggagacaggagaacatgagacatgagaacatgagacaggagaacatgagacatgagacaggataacatgagacaggagaacatgagacatgagacaggataacatgagacaggagaacatgagacaggagacaggagaacatgagacatgagacaggagacatgagaacatgagacaggggaacatgagacatgagacatgagaacatgagacaggagacaggagacatgagaacatgagaacatgagacatgagaacatgagacagggggacatgagacatgagacatgagaacatgagacaggagacaggagacatgagaacatgagaacatgagacaggagaacatgagacaggagaacatgagaacatgagacatgagacaggagaacatgagacaggagacaggagaacatgagacatgagaacatgagacaggagaacatgagacatgagacaggataACATGAgaaaggagaacatgagacatgagacaggataacatgagacaggagaacatgagacaggagaacatgagacatgagaacatgagacatgagacatgagacaggagaacatgagacatgagaacatgagacaggggaacatgagacatgagaacatgagaacatgagacaggagaacatgagacaggagaacatgagaacatgagacatgagacaggagaacatgagacaggagacaggagaacatgagacatgagaacatgagacaggagaacatgagacatgagacaggataacatgagacaggagaacatgagacaggataacatgagacaggagaacatgagacaggagacaggagaacatgagacatgagacaggagaacatgagacatgagacaggagacatgagaacatgagacaggagacaggagaacatgagacatgagaacatgagaacatgagacaggagaacatgacacatgagaacatgagacaggacaacatgagacatgagaacatgagacaggagacaggagaacatgagacatgataacatgagacatgagaacatgagacaggagaacaggagacatgagaacatgagacatgagacaggagaacatgagacatgagaacatgagacatgagaacatgagacatgataacatcagacatgagacaggagaacaggagacatgagaacatgagacaggagaacatgagacaggagaatatgagacaggagaacatgagacatgataacatgagacatgagaacatgagacaggagacatgagaacatgagacatgagaacatgagacatgagaacatgagacaggagaacatgagacaggagaatatgagacaggagaacatgagacatgataacatgagacatgagaacatgagacaggagacatgagaacatgagacaggagaacatgagacatgagaacatgagacatgagaacatgatacatgagaacatgagacaggaggacatgagaacatgagacatgatacaggagaacatgataacatgagacatgatacaggagaacatgagaacatgagacatgagagaggagacaggagaacatgagacaggagaacatgagacatgagacaggagacaggagaacatgagacatgagaacatgagacataagaacatgagacaggagaacatgagacatgagacattagaacatgagacaggagacaggagaacatgagacatgagtacatgagacatgagacaggagaacatgagacaggagaacatgagacaggagacatgagaacatgagacatgagacaggagaacatgagacatgagaacatgagacacgagaacatgagacaggagaacatgagacatgagaacatgagacaggagacaggagataatgagacatgagaacatgagacaggagaacatgagacaggagaacatgagacatgataacatgagacatgagacaggagaacatgagacatgagaacatgagacaggagaacatgagacatgagaacacgagacatgagacaggagagcatgagacatgagaacatgagaacatgagacatgacacatgagaacatgatacatgagaacatgagacaggagaacatgagacatgagaacatgagacaggggaacatgagacatgagaacatgagaacatgagacaggagaacatgagacaggagaacatgagaacatgagacaggagacaggagaacatgagacatgagaacatgagacaggagaacatgagacatgagacaggataacatgagacaggagaacatgagacaggataacatgagacaggagaacatgagacaggagacaggagaacatgagacatgagacaggagaacatgagacatgagacaggagacatgagaacatgagacaggagacaggagaacatgagacatgagaacatgagaacatgagacaggagaacatgacacatgagaacatgagacaggacaacatgagacatgagaacatgagacaggagacaggagaacatgagacatgataacatgagacatgagaacatgagacaggagaacaggagacatgagaacatgagacatgagacaggagaacatgagaacatgagacatgagaacatgagacatgagaacatgagacatgataacatcagacatgagacaggagaacaggagaca contains:
- the LOC130189896 gene encoding T-cell immunoglobulin and mucin domain-containing protein 4-like isoform X2, which encodes MMKVVLLLALLTASEGSTVVGRAGGEVTLSCKYDIGLQGALSICWGRGALPASGCGGQLLSTDGQRVKDGSPASGRYRLLGALGAGDVSLTISNLTGADEGRYGCRVEVPGWFNDHKNHLDLRVEDAPQTTSSSWTSSPWETASNATGHVTSSQRLATSSSSIITAEVSSSVSPVLVWVLVWVLVGSASLVSVVVLVITLSRRRLARSALVPGLVRFWSSSSGLQLHSGESAVENIYQMDEGANGGGYEYLP
- the LOC130189896 gene encoding T-cell immunoglobulin and mucin domain-containing protein 4-like isoform X1, which encodes MSDQRITSFITASKEVNVVGFILISVSFGNFYFHKHLKDYNQSNWMKKRSDQTVCPCPTASEGSTVVGRAGGEVTLSCKYDIGLQGALSICWGRGALPASGCGGQLLSTDGQRVKDGSPASGRYRLLGALGAGDVSLTISNLTGADEGRYGCRVEVPGWFNDHKNHLDLRVEDAPQTTSSSWTSSPWETASNATGHVTSSQRLATSSSSIITAEVSSSVSPVLVWVLVWVLVGSASLVSVVVLVITLSRRRLARSALVPGLVRFWSSSSGLQLHSGESAVENIYQMDEGANGGGYEYLP